A region from the Flavobacteriales bacterium genome encodes:
- a CDS encoding rhomboid family intramembrane serine protease — MRAYGSPFQLGVPPVVKNLLIINGLFFLLRMVLGTDDLGTHKLDHLLALHWPGSPHFRPWQIITHMFMHGSWGHILSNMFGLFMFGSSLEFLWGAKRFIFYYMVCGLGAAALHLAVGWSDVRAAEQSAATYGVSIEDVVDANLIAHEDIVAAEEELAEAMRVEDSRSAAENLFWTYESVMLGASGAIFGILLAFGMMFPNEIIFTPGLFLPLPAKFVVLIYGGMEFFRGFSGANDGVAHFAHLGGMLVGIFLILHWKKRVIL, encoded by the coding sequence ATGCGCGCCTACGGATCCCCCTTCCAGCTCGGTGTGCCGCCGGTAGTGAAGAACCTGCTCATCATCAACGGGCTGTTCTTCCTGTTGCGGATGGTGTTGGGCACTGACGATCTGGGAACCCACAAGCTGGACCACCTGCTGGCCTTGCATTGGCCGGGAAGCCCGCATTTCCGGCCGTGGCAGATCATCACGCACATGTTCATGCACGGAAGCTGGGGCCATATCCTCAGCAACATGTTCGGCCTTTTCATGTTCGGCAGCTCTTTGGAATTCCTCTGGGGGGCCAAGCGCTTCATCTTCTACTACATGGTCTGCGGCTTGGGCGCCGCGGCCCTGCACCTAGCGGTGGGGTGGAGCGATGTGCGGGCCGCCGAGCAAAGCGCTGCCACCTACGGGGTCAGCATCGAGGATGTGGTGGACGCGAACCTGATCGCACACGAGGACATCGTAGCGGCGGAAGAGGAACTGGCCGAAGCCATGCGCGTAGAGGATTCACGCTCGGCTGCCGAGAACCTGTTCTGGACCTATGAAAGTGTCATGCTCGGTGCCAGCGGGGCCATCTTCGGAATCCTGCTCGCCTTCGGGATGATGTTCCCGAACGAGATCATTTTTACGCCCGGCCTCTTCTTACCGCTGCCCGCAAAATTCGTGGTGCTGATCTATGGGGGCATGGAGTTCTTCCGAGGTTTCAGCGGGGCGAACGATGGTGTTGCGCACTTCGCGCACCTGGGCGGCATGCTCGTGGGCATCTTCCTCATCCTGCACTGGAAGAAGCGTGTGATCCTGTAG
- a CDS encoding TIGR02117 family protein has translation MPEVKRSPVRRLIRWLALLLLTLLAFAALYGLAMVLLPLVGSNTDYTAPPTGHTIYLHSNGVHTDIVLPVRTETKDWSRTFPFANTSSGDSTFTHIGIGWGDKGFYLETKEWADLKASTAVKAAFGLSGSALHVTYQNAPDVGEDCRAVVVNDSTLHLLVQRIEAGFVKNSDDAPQWIAERYYGEHDAFYEGTGRYGLFHTCNTWTNSTLKECGLPAALWTATAGGVLRQYH, from the coding sequence ATGCCCGAGGTCAAACGCTCCCCGGTCCGTCGCCTGATCAGGTGGTTGGCCCTGCTGCTGTTGACGCTCCTCGCTTTTGCAGCGCTCTACGGACTGGCCATGGTACTACTACCACTAGTTGGCAGCAACACCGACTACACTGCGCCGCCCACCGGCCACACCATCTACCTGCACAGCAACGGTGTGCACACCGACATCGTGCTGCCCGTGCGCACGGAAACGAAGGACTGGTCGCGCACGTTCCCGTTCGCCAACACCAGCAGCGGCGACAGCACCTTCACGCACATCGGCATCGGCTGGGGCGACAAGGGCTTTTACCTGGAAACGAAGGAGTGGGCCGACCTGAAGGCCAGCACGGCAGTCAAAGCGGCTTTCGGCCTAAGCGGCTCCGCATTGCACGTCACCTACCAGAACGCACCTGACGTTGGCGAGGACTGCCGTGCAGTGGTGGTGAATGATAGCACGCTTCATCTGCTCGTGCAGCGCATCGAGGCTGGCTTTGTAAAGAACAGTGACGATGCACCACAGTGGATCGCGGAACGCTACTACGGCGAGCACGATGCGTTCTACGAGGGCACCGGGCGCTACGGCCTCTTCCACACGTGCAACACCTGGACGAACAGCACACTGAAGGAATGCGGCTTGCCCGCAGCGCTGTGGACGGCCACGGCCGGTGGGGTGTTGAGGCAATATCATTGA